One part of the Sphingobium yanoikuyae genome encodes these proteins:
- a CDS encoding DJ-1/PfpI family protein has translation MQIAILTFEGFNELDSFIAAAILNRMKPQGWAAYITAPDETVTSMNGVRVQRQRPLDFAAQADAVLIGSGIRTREIATDAAMLGRIALDPARQLIGAQCSGTLLLAKLGLVGDLPACTDLTTKPWVVEAGVRVIDAPFIAHENVATAGGCLSAPYLAAWMIARGGSMADAEAALHYVAPVGEKADYVARARAVIAPFVEAVPA, from the coding sequence ATGCAGATTGCGATACTGACGTTCGAGGGATTCAACGAACTGGACAGTTTCATCGCCGCCGCCATCCTCAACCGGATGAAGCCGCAGGGCTGGGCCGCCTATATCACCGCGCCCGACGAGACGGTGACGTCGATGAACGGGGTGAGGGTGCAGCGGCAGCGGCCGCTGGACTTTGCGGCGCAAGCGGACGCGGTGCTGATCGGCAGCGGCATCCGCACGCGCGAGATTGCGACCGATGCCGCGATGCTGGGCCGGATCGCGCTCGACCCGGCGCGCCAGCTGATCGGGGCGCAATGTTCGGGGACGCTGCTGCTGGCGAAGCTGGGCCTGGTCGGCGACCTGCCGGCCTGCACCGACCTGACCACCAAGCCCTGGGTGGTGGAGGCGGGGGTGCGGGTGATCGACGCGCCCTTCATTGCGCATGAGAATGTCGCGACGGCGGGCGGCTGCCTGTCGGCGCCCTATCTGGCGGCCTGGATGATCGCGCGGGGCGGATCGATGGCGGATGCGGAAGCGGCGCTCCATTATGTCGCGCCGGTGGGCGAGAAGGCTGATTATGTCGCACGGGCGCGGGCTGTGATCGCGCCCTTCGTGGAAGCGGTGCCGGCCTGA
- the metW gene encoding methionine biosynthesis protein MetW, translated as MSDLLRPDLALIARTVRPGTRVLDVGCGDGALMAALRDTSQVDARGLEIDGSNVAAAVGRGLSVVQGDADTDLAYYPDASFDYAILSQTLQTTRRPDLVVEELLRIGRQAFVSFPNFAHWRGRLSLLWGGRMPVTRLLPDTWYDTLNIHHVTVDDFRALVKDRGWTIDGQWFLKGDRETTHANANLFAEHAVFLLRR; from the coding sequence ATGAGCGATCTCCTCCGCCCCGATCTTGCGCTGATCGCCCGCACCGTGCGGCCGGGCACGCGGGTGCTGGACGTCGGCTGTGGCGACGGCGCACTGATGGCGGCGCTGCGCGACACCAGCCAGGTCGATGCCCGCGGGCTGGAGATTGACGGCTCCAATGTCGCCGCTGCGGTCGGCCGTGGCCTGTCGGTGGTGCAGGGCGACGCCGACACCGACCTTGCCTATTATCCCGACGCCAGTTTCGACTATGCGATCCTCAGCCAGACGCTGCAGACGACCCGGCGTCCCGACCTGGTGGTGGAGGAATTGCTGCGCATCGGCCGTCAGGCCTTCGTCTCCTTCCCCAATTTCGCCCATTGGCGCGGCCGCCTGTCGCTGCTGTGGGGCGGGCGCATGCCGGTGACGCGGCTATTGCCCGACACCTGGTATGACACGCTCAACATCCATCATGTGACGGTGGATGATTTCCGCGCGCTGGTGAAGGATCGCGGCTGGACCATCGATGGCCAGTGGTTCCTGAAAGGCGACCGGGAAACCACCCATGCGAACGCCAATCTGTTCGCCGAACATGCAGTGTTCCTGCTGCGCAGATAG
- a CDS encoding GMC family oxidoreductase — MDRDYGRWDYIILGAGSAGCVLANRLSADPRNRVLLLEAGGKDDWLWIKIPVGYLYCMGNPRTDWCLKTEAEAGLGARAIAYPRGRVIGGSSSINGMIYMRGQAADYDGWRQAGNIGWGWDDVLPYFLRAEDHQDGASATHGAGGEIRVERQRLRWDLLDRFRQAASQYGVPETADFTGGDNLGSGYFQVTQRRGRRWSAADAFLRPAMNRPNLRIVTGATIDRVTIAQGRATGVRFLLDGDACTAQADGEVILSAGSIGSPAILQRSGIGDGARLAALGIDVLADRPGVGENLQDHLQIRCAYRVNGIATLNGRAGSWLGKAWMGLHYLASRSGPLSMAPSQLGMFVKSDPRHATANLEYHVQPLSLAAFGGALDAFPAFTASVCNLRPHSRGDVWIHSADPLAPPAIRPNYLSAAEDRQVAVEAVRVTRAIVGQPALAPYAPQEFRPGPERQDDAALLEGIGAIASSIFHPVGTAAMGSGPRAVVDPQLRVHGLAGLRVIDASVMPTITSGNTNAPTMMIAEKGAEMILAAARS; from the coding sequence ATGGACCGGGATTATGGCCGCTGGGATTATATCATCCTGGGCGCGGGCAGCGCGGGATGCGTGCTGGCCAACCGGCTGAGCGCCGATCCGCGCAACCGCGTGCTGCTGCTGGAGGCCGGCGGCAAGGACGACTGGCTGTGGATAAAGATCCCGGTCGGCTATCTTTATTGCATGGGCAATCCGCGCACCGACTGGTGCCTGAAGACCGAGGCGGAGGCCGGCCTTGGCGCCCGCGCCATCGCCTATCCGCGCGGCCGGGTGATCGGCGGCAGCAGTTCGATCAACGGCATGATCTACATGCGCGGCCAGGCGGCCGATTATGATGGCTGGCGCCAGGCCGGCAATATCGGCTGGGGCTGGGACGATGTCCTGCCCTATTTCCTGCGGGCGGAGGATCATCAGGACGGGGCGAGCGCGACCCATGGCGCGGGCGGCGAGATTCGGGTCGAGCGGCAAAGGCTGCGCTGGGATCTGCTCGACCGCTTCCGCCAGGCCGCCAGCCAATATGGCGTGCCCGAAACCGCCGACTTCACCGGCGGCGACAATCTGGGATCGGGCTATTTTCAGGTGACGCAGCGGCGCGGCCGGCGCTGGAGCGCGGCCGACGCCTTCCTGCGCCCGGCGATGAACCGCCCCAATCTGCGCATCGTCACCGGCGCGACGATCGACCGGGTGACGATCGCGCAGGGCCGCGCCACCGGCGTGCGCTTCCTGCTGGATGGCGACGCCTGCACCGCGCAGGCCGATGGCGAAGTCATCCTGTCGGCCGGGTCGATCGGCAGCCCCGCCATCCTCCAGCGATCGGGCATCGGCGACGGCGCCCGACTGGCCGCACTCGGCATCGACGTGCTGGCCGACCGGCCGGGCGTCGGCGAAAATCTGCAGGATCATCTCCAGATACGCTGCGCCTATCGGGTGAACGGCATCGCCACCCTCAACGGCCGAGCCGGATCATGGCTGGGCAAGGCGTGGATGGGCCTGCACTATCTCGCCAGCCGCTCCGGGCCACTGTCGATGGCGCCCAGCCAGCTCGGCATGTTCGTCAAATCCGATCCGCGCCATGCCACCGCCAATCTCGAATATCATGTCCAGCCCTTGAGCCTGGCCGCGTTCGGCGGTGCGCTCGACGCCTTTCCCGCCTTCACCGCCAGCGTCTGCAACCTGCGCCCGCACAGCCGGGGCGATGTGTGGATCCATTCCGCCGATCCGCTCGCCCCGCCCGCCATACGGCCCAATTATCTGTCGGCGGCGGAAGACCGCCAGGTCGCGGTCGAGGCGGTGCGCGTCACCCGCGCGATCGTCGGCCAGCCGGCCCTCGCCCCCTATGCGCCGCAGGAGTTCCGCCCCGGCCCGGAGCGGCAGGATGACGCCGCCCTGCTCGAAGGGATCGGCGCGATCGCCAGCAGCATCTTCCATCCGGTCGGCACCGCCGCCATGGGCAGCGGTCCGCGCGCGGTGGTCGACCCGCAATTGCGCGTCCATGGCCTTGCCGGGCTGCGCGTCATCGACGCCTCGGTGATGCCGACGATCACGTCGGGCAACACCAATGCCCCGACCATGATGATCGCGGAAAAGGGGGCGGAGATGATCCTCGCCGCCGCCCGATCTTGA